The following is a genomic window from Prunus persica cultivar Lovell chromosome G7, Prunus_persica_NCBIv2, whole genome shotgun sequence.
TCCATTCATATCCAGTGTGAACGCGGTTGAAATATTTCGGCTTTCTAGGTCGGTACTTGTCATGCCACCAGTATACCTGCATCCACATTCATTCATCAAATTGAAGAAAGATGCGCAACTagattttcagtttcattttaaatatgatttttttttgggggaggggggggTGGGAAGagaagggagggagggagggggaAAGGTAACGAAGGGAAAAATCGACAAGATGAAGTACCTGTGAGTCAAGGTTCACTTCAGAATTAGAGCCAAAAACTGCATCTCCTTCCTCCATGATTCCCATGGCTTTCATGGCCTTCATCTCAAAGTTATCTTCTGGTGGTGGAGCTGGCTTTGATGCCAAAGCTTCTTGAATCCGTCTCTGTTGTTCTTCTAGCACAGCCACACGCTTCCTTTCCTGTTAACAAGCAACTCATACAGTTACATTCATGATTGCTTTACACCAAGTAGTCTCCAATCTCTGGAAATAAACATTTCTTAATATCTCAACAACtgaattttaaagaactacattttggttttggaggaTAAAAATCCCTTACTAAAACAGAAATCCTAATCCACCAAGGAACTAATTCAAATAAACTAGGAAACTTAAATCAAATCCTACTAAAATCTGGAAACTAAAATCCTAGTGAAATCTGGAAAACTAGAGAATCTAGGAAACTAATAAATCAGGAAATTAACAAATGATGTCCACATCAACCAGTGCACTTAAAAGCTTGCATACTCACGTAttcttaaagaaaataagtaaataaaaacttcAGAACAAAACCTGAAAGAAGAAACCCTACCAGCATAGCCCTGTCCTCTTCAGGGTCAAACACTTCCTCATTTTCATCTCCATGAAACAGTTCTGGTGAAAATGATCCTGCCTCTTCCTCAGCCACGTCAATTGCCTCCTCCTCTAAGGGTTCTGGAGAAAATGCTTGAGCATctacatataaaaatatattagcAAAATCATCTTGTTAACAAAATGCCTAAATCCAAAGGTGAAAAGTGTGCATACCTTTAACATCAGGCTCACTCTCCTCCTCTTCAGGTTGTAAATCATGAACTGTATCCAAGTTCTCTTCACCATCCACCCGTTGCTCAAGGCGTTGCAAATGCTTGTGCAACATTTTAGTATGGATTTCTTTCAAACAAGCCTGTATTTGCAACAATTTAAATAGTAATAAGGCCAAACGAAGCAGTAGTAAATAAAATGCAAAGACATACATTAAAGAAGACAATGATAGGTACCTTGGCCTTGAATATATGGAGGCGTGTAAGAACAGCCTCCCAATACTCAACAACCTTGGCTGTTCCAGAACGCATCTGTGACTCAATTTTGGACTGTAACGCCTCCAATTCACTATAAGTCTTTCCTTCTAAGAGAGTCTTGACATCTGCTTCAATGCTAGAATGCAAGCCTCTTTGTTCCGCAAGCAACTCAGCAGGAGGTTCCTCTCCACGAACCTTAGCTCGAGCCAATGCATCTTTCTTCCGAGCTTCAGCTAGCTCCCAATCCGCAACCACCAAAAGTGCCTGTCAATTTGTACATATCAGGATACAGTCCAACAACAAATCTACATTATcacattaattattttaagtaACATTTACATTTAATCAACAAATCTTCAGGCAATCAAAATGAAGTGCAAGTAATCATAACTATGGTTTGCAGCTGGCCAAATTGCATCCTTTCATGTGCCTTTGATTCTGAGATTCGCTCATTGAGTACAATTGAATTGCTAATCCCAATACCACTCCACCGAAACacgtttttttaaatttaatgaaaaataaaaaaaataaacgaGCGTCAACACTGCTATATGTTTAAGAGTCCCCACCACATCGACAGAATAAGAATAATGAATTAATCAaaccaaaggcaaaaacagaagACAACAACTTATTAGCATGACAGCACCCATTACAGGGGGTAAAGTATCCACAAAAAACACTGTCAAAGGTAAAAAGCcactaaaaggaaaagaaacagATAATACCTCCCAGAACTCTATATGTGTTGGTGTTGCCCTGTCCAAATCAAGATGCATTTTGATGTCATCTCTTAGCTCTTCCATTTCCTTTACACTCAAGCCCTGCATCGGACATGTCAAATGCCAATGTGAATAATAttcatttcaaaacaaataagaaaagttCAATCCATGTCATTCTAAAGTTTAACAATGTGCAAAGCATCATATAACAGCACTTAAACATACACACTAAACAATAGATAAACATACTTAGCTTTCCAAACATTTGACTAGTTACAACAAGAAGTTTTCCAACTAACacagaaaaaagggaaaaacttTAGCTCAATGTTCCTTTACCCAACTTCAATAATATATCTGTCCCTGAAAGTGAGTGTATGAATTCTCCAAGGCGATAAGCACAAGTAGGGCCATACCCTTCCAGATAACTTACCCACCcatccacacacacacacatttaaGAACCCCGAAAGGAATATTTAATAACTCTCAGTTTATCTCCCACTCATTGTAGGGGACAGGTGCCTAATGATTTCCAAACTACGTAAAGTTCAGAAGCAAATAAAATGCAATGAAGAATAAATAGAATTATCATGACAGCAAGCATAAGTCTCATCAGGTGGAAATTTTACCTTGAAAACCATGTATGGCTCATTTATCTCAATATCAAATTCATCTGAACCATTGAGATGCTTGGACAGTACATCAATTGGCTTAATACGCCCTTCACGCAATCTGATCTCTGACCTGACTTTGCTTTGATCAAAGTGAAACTGTACGGAGAACATGTAGACTTATCAAATTTCCAGGTAAAACAAAAtgacaacaaacaaaatcatgTAGACGAGCATCATAACAGAAAAATGTATGAAAAGTAGGCAAAAAAGAGAATGTTTATTGATTAAATCCAGCACCatacctcttcttcttttttctcccaGTCTTGGTACTCAGCCCGAGCACGTTCTCTGGCTAGCAGTGCCTACataaagaaatgaaagttACTTAACAAAACAGCAAACAAGGCAAGAAGCTATCTTAAAAATATCACTCCAAATGGCAAAATGCACTCCAACTCTCTCcactaagagcaactccagcgGCAAGCCCAGCCAGAGGCTggggggagaaaaaaaaaaaccagttcCAGCGAGGAGCCCAAGCCCGGGTTGGGAGTGGGACCCACGAAGTCGGGCTGGCCCTCAGGCCAGTTCAGCCCAAGGGCTGAGCTGATGTCATTGCTGACGCCAGGCCGGCGTCAGCCCactcatttgattttttttttctgttgccATGTGGCGTCGTCTGGGCTCTCCAATCGGATTTTttcctccaatccaacggcaaccaatttttttgcaataaaataCTGCAAAAAattcggataaaattttaaaaaatacccaaaaattaatgaatttttttctataaataccagccaattttttttaaaatttatctgaaatttgaaattgaaaattttatccgattatgagatatgaatagtattgacacgtaggaacccgaaaatattatccaaattaattattgaggtaaaaaaatttgtgaaaaaaacaaaaaaatgaatagtaattgccctttgccatggcaacaggtggaaacacaaaatactatttgcaagggcaaccactattcacttgaatagtggctgccctagctccccccttgccatggctaagggcaaatgggtggagttgctctaagaaCTTGAACGGAAAAATTCATGCCATATCAGGCAATAAACTTACCATTTCTTCCTCATGTTGTGCTTTTTCAAGTGCTCTTTCTTCCCTTCTTTTCTTGACCTTTTCAATCTGAGCCTGTAAGATGAatttaaacaaatattaaaattctaataaatttaaactagaaaatagtaaattaataaaaatccaCAAAGAAAAATCCTGAGTTTTCGTCATAGACCAGGACATTCATTTATTGTGCAACCTCAGGCAGCAACATGGCATCGATAAATCATATTGGTCGTgggatttattaaaaatagtagcGAAGCCTATGGACTGTATTTATTCACTATAAAATGATAAGTctttaataaaattctaagTCATTtagtttctattttcttttcttatttag
Proteins encoded in this region:
- the LOC18770875 gene encoding cactin; protein product: MGTHGRSKSKKDASSSSKSRRRRRSDDSESDSESESYSESDASDSRDSSPPRSSGKRKEQSRSRNSSRRSGRRKDSSDDESYDSDETEERDRKKKRSKNVTEDQIAEYLAKKAQKKATRVAKKIKSKTVSGYSNDSNPFGDSNLNEIFVWRKKIDRDVSNGVSLDVFSVKAEKKRQRERMAQIEKVKKRREERALEKAQHEEEMALLARERARAEYQDWEKKEEEFHFDQSKVRSEIRLREGRIKPIDVLSKHLNGSDEFDIEINEPYMVFKGLSVKEMEELRDDIKMHLDLDRATPTHIEFWEALLVVADWELAEARKKDALARAKVRGEEPPAELLAEQRGLHSSIEADVKTLLEGKTYSELEALQSKIESQMRSGTAKVVEYWEAVLTRLHIFKAKACLKEIHTKMLHKHLQRLEQRVDGEENLDTVHDLQPEEEESEPDVKDAQAFSPEPLEEEAIDVAEEEAGSFSPELFHGDENEEVFDPEEDRAMLERKRVAVLEEQQRRIQEALASKPAPPPEDNFEMKAMKAMGIMEEGDAVFGSNSEVNLDSQVYWWHDKYRPRKPKYFNRVHTGYEWNKYNQTHYDHDNPPPKIVQGYKFNIFYPDLVDKTKAPHYTIEKDGNSSETCIIRFHAGPPYEDIAFRIVNKEWEYSHKKGFKCTFERGILHVYFNFKRYRYRR